A window from uncultured Desulfobacter sp. encodes these proteins:
- a CDS encoding threonyl-tRNA synthetase editing domain-containing protein — protein sequence MRVLFWYCDRFAWTPTIKTLEQVPISEPDEKSKVVVAFVHIEPKDVENGSSSETKLVKNAKWLARKWDVNKILLHSFTHLGEDKADPDQARQLLDRVQQRLSTSEYDASLTAYGYYNDLVLEAPGHPLARIYKEF from the coding sequence ATGAGGGTGCTGTTTTGGTATTGTGATAGATTTGCCTGGACGCCCACGATCAAAACCCTGGAGCAGGTGCCGATATCCGAGCCGGATGAGAAAAGTAAAGTTGTCGTGGCGTTTGTGCATATCGAACCCAAAGATGTCGAGAACGGCAGTTCATCCGAAACAAAACTTGTAAAAAATGCCAAATGGCTGGCCAGAAAATGGGATGTTAACAAAATCCTGCTCCATTCGTTTACCCACCTTGGCGAGGACAAAGCAGACCCGGATCAGGCCAGGCAGCTGTTGGATCGCGTGCAACAAAGACTTTCGACGTCAGAATATGATGCGTCCCTGACAGCTTATGGATACTACAACGATTTGGTCCTTGAGGCCCCCGGCCATCCTCTGGCGCGCATTTATAAAGAGTTTTAA
- a CDS encoding NUDIX hydrolase, which produces MNRPFVGVAVIITRNNRVLLGKRKGAHGAGCWAFPGGHLEFNESIEGCAAREVYEETGLLVKNCRFVTCTNDVFTDHHKHYVTLFVACAYDSGKPEVKEPEKCEKWEWFAWNEFPEPLFLSLKNLLNQAFNPFTIKE; this is translated from the coding sequence ATGAACAGGCCTTTCGTCGGTGTTGCCGTGATCATCACCCGAAATAACCGCGTGTTACTGGGTAAGAGAAAGGGCGCACACGGGGCGGGCTGTTGGGCTTTTCCCGGTGGGCATCTGGAGTTTAACGAATCCATTGAAGGCTGTGCGGCCCGGGAGGTTTATGAGGAAACCGGTCTTCTGGTAAAAAACTGCAGATTCGTTACATGTACCAATGATGTATTTACGGATCACCACAAACACTATGTAACATTGTTTGTGGCTTGTGCATATGATTCCGGAAAACCGGAGGTCAAAGAGCCCGAAAAGTGTGAAAAATGGGAATGGTTCGCCTGGAATGAATTCCCGGAACCTTTGTTTTTGTCGTTAAAAAATTTGCTCAATCAAGCGTTTAATCCATTTACCATAAAAGAATAG
- a CDS encoding transporter substrate-binding domain-containing protein, whose protein sequence is MNDLFQLDLGYYFIKRILILALTMGLLFTHAAYSHAQNPGIITADTIPMTRAEKAWLNYHPVITIAGPLSFPPFHYYEKGKPKGLSADYTTRIAAKSGLTLRTQANLAWTQVLEHVRQGKIDLITCIGKTAERETYLDFSMPYLTFPLVIVTRDDSPFIGGIEDIYGKTLAVVPQTLTQEWLSQDGIKFSPFYVKSPLQGLEAVSFSRADAAIENLAAATYLIHQAGLANLKIAAPTPYDNYQLYMAVPKGHKELLSIVNRALAAMSPQQKSDIRNQWLSVKYEYGVNPKDMFLYIFLILLFSVGIIFIVVFKNRKLAKETREKIATEKALRENEEKLRNILENSTSMYYAHTPDHELTYLSPQCRQILHCEPDEAMTRWTEFVTDNPMNLKGIEYTEKAIKTGQRQPPYELELKGTHGETIMVEIRENPVLENGRTVAVVGSATDITEHKKAQKEKESLQHQLSQSRKMESIGTLAGGIAHDFNNILGIILGNAQLAQLDLPKAHPARSRINEIQTACLRAKEVILQLLSFSRQSEQGNQPFNLAKLVNDTVSFLRASLPSSIEIIFQNDAPKRTINANPTQIQQVIINLCNNAAHAMEPGGGTLTICLEMAPPHDLKTPALKSLDGVEAIRLTIKDTGAGIEAAIQDRIFDPYFTTKEVGKGSGMGLAIVHGIVLNHGGVISVKSEMGCGSVFTVLLPASSTPPAKEGPADTESIPGGSETILLVDDEKELTDLMGDMLMNLGYAVEAHQDSEKALDTFKGHPSKFDLIITDMTMPRLNGIELCNAIKNIRPDIPVIICTGHTNRQNSDADSVDIAAVIMKPVTTLEMAQTIRKVLD, encoded by the coding sequence ATGAACGATTTGTTCCAACTCGACTTGGGGTATTATTTTATAAAACGCATATTGATTTTAGCACTCACCATGGGATTATTGTTTACCCATGCGGCTTATTCCCATGCCCAAAACCCGGGAATAATTACAGCCGACACCATTCCCATGACCCGGGCGGAAAAGGCCTGGCTTAACTACCATCCCGTAATTACCATTGCAGGTCCTTTATCCTTTCCGCCGTTTCACTATTATGAAAAAGGCAAACCCAAAGGTCTGTCGGCCGATTACACCACCCGGATAGCTGCGAAATCAGGACTTACATTGCGAACTCAAGCCAACCTGGCCTGGACCCAGGTACTGGAACATGTCCGGCAGGGGAAGATTGACCTGATCACCTGCATCGGGAAAACAGCCGAGCGGGAAACCTATCTTGATTTTTCCATGCCCTATCTGACCTTTCCCCTGGTTATTGTCACCCGTGACGACAGCCCCTTTATCGGCGGCATTGAAGATATTTACGGGAAAACATTGGCCGTGGTCCCCCAGACCCTAACACAGGAGTGGCTTTCCCAGGACGGAATTAAATTTTCACCATTTTATGTAAAATCCCCGTTACAAGGCCTTGAAGCCGTCTCCTTTTCACGGGCAGATGCCGCCATAGAAAATCTTGCAGCCGCCACCTATCTGATTCATCAGGCCGGGCTTGCAAATCTTAAAATAGCAGCCCCAACACCCTATGACAATTATCAGTTGTATATGGCGGTCCCCAAGGGGCACAAGGAACTGCTCTCAATTGTAAACAGAGCACTTGCCGCCATGTCTCCCCAACAAAAAAGTGATATCCGCAATCAATGGCTCTCCGTTAAATACGAATACGGCGTCAACCCCAAGGATATGTTTCTATACATCTTTTTAATTCTTTTATTCTCTGTGGGCATTATCTTTATTGTCGTGTTCAAAAATCGAAAGCTTGCCAAGGAGACCCGGGAAAAAATCGCCACGGAAAAGGCATTGCGGGAGAATGAAGAAAAACTGAGAAACATCCTGGAAAACAGTACCAGCATGTATTACGCCCATACACCAGACCACGAACTCACATATCTGAGCCCCCAGTGCAGACAAATCCTGCATTGCGAACCCGACGAGGCCATGACAAGATGGACTGAATTTGTCACGGATAATCCCATGAATCTCAAGGGCATTGAATATACTGAGAAGGCGATCAAAACAGGACAACGCCAGCCCCCATATGAACTGGAACTGAAAGGAACGCACGGTGAAACAATCATGGTGGAAATCCGGGAAAACCCTGTGCTGGAAAACGGCAGGACCGTAGCCGTTGTGGGTTCCGCAACCGACATCACCGAACATAAAAAAGCGCAAAAAGAAAAAGAATCGCTGCAACACCAGCTTTCCCAGTCCCGCAAAATGGAATCCATCGGCACGCTGGCAGGGGGTATTGCCCATGATTTTAACAACATTTTAGGCATTATCCTGGGAAATGCCCAACTGGCACAACTGGATCTGCCCAAAGCGCATCCGGCCCGGTCACGCATCAATGAAATTCAGACTGCCTGCCTCCGGGCAAAGGAAGTGATCCTGCAGCTGCTCAGTTTCAGCCGTCAGTCAGAACAGGGAAACCAGCCATTTAATTTAGCCAAACTGGTGAACGATACGGTCAGTTTTTTAAGGGCATCCCTTCCCTCATCCATTGAAATTATATTCCAGAACGATGCCCCGAAACGAACAATCAATGCCAATCCCACACAAATCCAGCAGGTCATTATCAACCTGTGCAACAACGCAGCCCACGCCATGGAACCCGGCGGCGGCACCCTGACCATTTGCCTGGAAATGGCCCCCCCCCACGATTTAAAAACACCGGCACTAAAATCATTGGATGGGGTTGAGGCGATCCGGCTCACCATTAAAGACACAGGCGCAGGCATTGAGGCGGCCATCCAGGACAGAATATTTGATCCCTACTTCACCACCAAAGAGGTTGGCAAGGGATCAGGCATGGGACTGGCCATTGTCCATGGTATTGTTCTCAACCATGGCGGCGTCATATCCGTTAAAAGTGAAATGGGGTGCGGATCTGTGTTCACGGTTTTATTGCCGGCAAGCTCCACGCCCCCGGCAAAGGAAGGGCCTGCGGATACAGAGTCCATACCCGGCGGCTCAGAAACTATTCTTCTGGTGGATGACGAAAAAGAGCTGACCGATTTAATGGGGGATATGCTGATGAACCTGGGGTACGCGGTAGAAGCACATCAGGATTCTGAAAAGGCCCTGGATACCTTCAAGGGTCACCCTTCCAAATTTGATCTGATCATCACGGATATGACCATGCCCCGGCTCAACGGCATTGAACTTTGTAACGCAATAAAAAACATCCGCCCGGACATTCCGGTTATCATCTGCACCGGACATACGAATCGGCAAAATTCCGATGCTGACAGCGTTGACATCGCTGCTGTCATTATGAAGCCTGTGACAACCCTGGAAATGGCACAGACCATTCGCAAGGTTCTGGATTAA
- a CDS encoding ABC transporter substrate-binding protein produces the protein MVFSSSAFCKRETVIKIGINAPLTGDIPKVGEGTKYAAQMWLEDIEKAGGLEVGGQKYKVELVVEDNESKAESAVKANTKMISQDDVLAIVGPQSSKQAVPAGEVANKYKTVMISPWSTNPDTTMNRPYVFRGCFLDPFQGPVVANFITDELGFTKAAVLYDVASDYPKGLAEVFKDAWEKKHGEGSVVAFESFTTKDTDFSSQLTKIIQSGAQVLFTPQYYNEVPLIVKQAQELGWKGPIVGSDSWGSAETVELCGEACYGQFFSSHYAAAGAKGATKEFIDRYNEKYGYVPDDVAALTWDALRLAQQAIQNTGKLTGNIEKDREAVRDALAQIKDFAGITGNMTFTEEGDPVKCAVIVKINDKGEYEFYKSVCP, from the coding sequence ATGGTTTTTTCTTCGTCTGCGTTTTGCAAAAGAGAGACGGTCATTAAAATCGGCATCAATGCGCCTTTGACCGGTGATATCCCAAAGGTTGGAGAAGGCACAAAATATGCCGCGCAAATGTGGCTGGAAGACATTGAAAAAGCCGGCGGACTTGAAGTCGGCGGCCAGAAGTACAAGGTCGAGCTGGTGGTTGAGGATAATGAATCCAAAGCGGAATCTGCAGTAAAAGCCAACACCAAAATGATCAGCCAGGATGACGTTCTGGCCATTGTCGGCCCCCAGTCATCCAAACAGGCGGTGCCGGCCGGTGAAGTGGCCAACAAATACAAAACCGTTATGATCAGCCCCTGGTCCACCAATCCCGACACCACCATGAACCGCCCCTATGTTTTCCGCGGCTGTTTTCTGGATCCCTTCCAGGGACCTGTTGTGGCCAATTTCATCACCGATGAGTTAGGATTTACCAAGGCCGCAGTCCTCTATGACGTGGCATCCGACTACCCCAAAGGGCTTGCCGAAGTGTTTAAAGACGCTTGGGAAAAGAAACACGGTGAAGGCTCCGTGGTTGCCTTTGAAAGCTTTACCACCAAAGACACCGATTTTTCTTCCCAGCTGACCAAAATCATCCAGTCCGGTGCCCAGGTACTTTTTACCCCCCAGTACTACAATGAAGTGCCCCTGATTGTTAAACAAGCCCAGGAGCTTGGATGGAAAGGACCCATTGTCGGCTCTGACTCATGGGGATCTGCAGAAACTGTTGAATTGTGCGGAGAAGCCTGCTACGGACAGTTTTTCTCCTCCCATTACGCTGCTGCCGGTGCCAAGGGCGCAACCAAAGAATTCATTGACCGCTACAATGAAAAATACGGTTATGTCCCCGATGATGTGGCGGCTTTGACCTGGGATGCCCTTCGTCTGGCCCAGCAGGCCATTCAGAATACCGGCAAACTGACCGGCAACATTGAAAAAGATCGTGAAGCGGTTCGGGATGCCCTGGCACAGATAAAGGATTTTGCAGGTATCACCGGTAACATGACCTTTACCGAAGAGGGTGATCCGGTCAAATGTGCGGTGATCGTAAAAATCAACGATAAGGGCGAATACGAGTTCTACAAATCCGTATGCCCCTAA
- a CDS encoding branched-chain amino acid ABC transporter permease, which translates to MESFTDLIQFFIQNFINALQRGSFYAVISIGYSMVYGVLMLFNFAHGDIFMVGTYIGFGIATLFLALFAGVLPGPLIFVATIVVTMFLASWIGVFVEVAGYRPLRQAPRASAAITGLMIGIIFETGILILLGAKRLSFPPLIESVSYNVGGVYFTNIKVMIIIISLLLMLALNAFIQKTKWGMAMRAMSFDFLAVPLMGISINIMAPLTFAIGAGLAAVAGILYGQAYPILDPYMGVLIGWKAFVAAILGGRGSIKGAALAGYLLGFIEIFVATIFPSTLRDLIAYSIILLILTFRPRGFFGMEHSTKLRL; encoded by the coding sequence ATGGAATCGTTTACTGATCTGATACAGTTTTTTATTCAGAACTTTATCAATGCACTCCAGCGAGGAAGTTTTTACGCCGTTATCTCCATCGGGTACTCCATGGTCTACGGTGTTTTGATGCTTTTTAACTTTGCCCATGGTGATATTTTCATGGTGGGCACTTATATCGGTTTTGGTATTGCAACGCTTTTTTTAGCATTGTTTGCAGGCGTTTTGCCAGGCCCTCTCATCTTTGTGGCCACCATTGTGGTGACCATGTTTTTAGCCTCGTGGATCGGTGTGTTTGTGGAGGTGGCCGGCTACCGGCCGTTGCGCCAGGCGCCCCGGGCCTCTGCCGCCATCACGGGCCTTATGATCGGTATTATTTTTGAAACCGGTATTTTGATTCTTTTAGGTGCAAAACGCTTGAGCTTTCCACCGCTCATTGAATCGGTCTCCTACAATGTGGGCGGGGTCTATTTTACCAATATCAAGGTGATGATCATTATTATCAGCCTGCTGCTCATGCTAGCGTTGAACGCCTTTATCCAGAAAACCAAATGGGGGATGGCCATGCGCGCCATGTCCTTTGATTTTCTTGCCGTTCCCCTCATGGGGATCTCCATCAACATCATGGCGCCTTTAACCTTTGCCATAGGTGCGGGACTGGCGGCCGTCGCCGGTATCCTCTACGGCCAGGCTTATCCCATTCTGGACCCGTACATGGGGGTTCTCATCGGATGGAAAGCCTTTGTTGCCGCAATCCTCGGCGGGCGGGGCTCCATTAAGGGAGCCGCTTTGGCTGGCTACCTTCTCGGGTTCATTGAAATATTTGTCGCCACCATATTTCCGTCCACCCTGAGGGATCTGATTGCCTATTCCATTATCCTTTTGATCCTGACATTCAGGCCAAGGGGCTTTTTCGGCATGGAACACAGCACTAAACTGCGGCTGTGA